The Labrus bergylta chromosome 14, fLabBer1.1, whole genome shotgun sequence region AGCCTtaacaaacagaacagagaaaaataaacacaagaagaCGTTAATAATCGGCCCAGACATCACACTTTATGTTGAGTGTTTGAAAGAAGACTAATTCATTTACAGGATCATGTGTCGTTCCAAATATGAAACCTGCAAGAGCTTCCTGGACTTTCTGTGTGAGCCTATTGACACTTCCCgatattgttttacattttcagggtttattttttcatgaacataaGGAACCATCATTAATAAGTAAAGACAGTTTGGacctagggttagggttagggttatccTTGTTTCTTCTATTCCTCCACATCTCTTGTTCAGAAGTAATGaggagcatgtttttttttttttttttaatgtttttatacagTAAAGTTCAGAAGCATTTTTATGTCCAACCTATTGTGAAACTCTGTGATAAGAAGGCCAAAAACACTGGGGAAAGCTGGCCTGAAGAGTACACTGTGCTGATTATAGTGTGTATATATCAAACAGGGACACTTAGGACACCGCTCTCTTACTTTGGTAGAGACAGTATGATATGAACTGGTTCCTAAACATCTGATAGAGAACCCCTTCAGGCCTGAAAACAAAGAGATCCGCTGGTTAGAATGGAGCACAAACACAACTAAACACAAACTattatgaagaaaaatgtcaacGTGTTCCCATGGAAACAACcaaacaagattaaaaaaaaaaacatgactcacCAGGTGAGTATGACTCCAGACAGAAAGGTGGACACATAATGATGAAAGACCCACCAACCTCGGATCCTGAAACAACATGGAGGACGGACACTGAAGGATACAGGACTGCACTGTTTGTTAGAAGCTTGTAAAAGTTTCCATACTTTGatacttgttttaaaatgacaaagtaTCAGTTAATTTAATGACCAATGGGATCAAAACGTACAAAGGTTTAAGAAAAATCTTCAGATCTTCATCAACGTTTAGGTACCCGGGTGTCTAGGACTTGTATTTGGTATCACTATCATTTCGTTTTTACTAGAAATGTTGTAATGAGATGAGATCTGGCATGGTGACAACCCTAGTATGTTGTAGTACTGTAAAGTAAGGCTCTCGAACTATTACATTTTTTGATGTAATAGTTTCACATTCACatccattatttcacatttaaaaataaaaaagatttggcttttattttgaatttctgtactgtcttaagctgagagtactttcttgctgtttgaattcaaccctgcttttattttgaaataaagtaaggaccttcttgTAGATCGAAGGCTACAACATAAACTTAACCACGGACAGAAGAACTTGTTACGGATCTAAAgataaatcaaaacatttcaaatgagctgaaaaaaaaagtgaaatatctGAAGTCATGAGGGGGCGTATCTGCAACTAAAGGGACAAATAGCAtgtgattaactagttaatgctgacagccctactGTAAACCAAAAGGAAAGTTCATAATGTAAGAAGACACAGGCTGGGTCTAGAGAACATCATAACTATTTTAATTCATCACACTGATCATCCTAAAGAGGATACTGCTGATAAATCCACAAAGAGAAACTCATTCAGGGTTCAAAGGGTTCATCTCTAAACGTCAAGGTCCCAGGAAACGGaacatcatcataatcattgtATTAAAAAAAGTGGACACGGTTTAATTTGTTGCCGACCTCGAGCCGTTGCTGATGAGGACGCTCTCCCGGATGGTGAGCGTGCAGTAGTACCAcaccaacaggaagtagaagaGGGCATCTAGGGCTCTGAAAACACAATTTCAGATAAAACTTAACCACGAGGgaaatttaaacatttgatgaaaaaacaaactcagcAGTCGTTTCTGTATGAGTTCATGAGAGTCTaatgggtgtgaatgtttttcttaatgttGTGGAACCAAAGGCAATGTTCTGTAAGTGAtagacaaaaacatttctttgaatcTTGAATTCAAACACAGGCCGGGCAGTGAAGGCTCTGTGAGTTCTCCTCTCATCATCCACCTTGCTCATAATGACCAAATAATCTAATTTCAGGGCTCATTATTAACAACGGTTTTGTTTGACTTTGCGCCgcttcagtgtttcatttcaAGTCATTGTtgccaaagacagaaaagaaagccCCAAGCTTCATTCCTGACAGTCTACTGCTCAGtcactttctccttttctctctccgtcCTGTTTTGACCACTTTGCCTCTGCCTTGATGTGTCTACAAAGAGAACAGAGCTGAGTAATGAGAGAAACTTCCCTTCAGGGCGCTTTGCCTACAAGCTTTGTCTTTAAGCTAAACTCGCCTCAACCAAAGTCACATGGTCTACCTCCACAGAGGCACCAGTCTCCCTACTTTGTCAAAGTCAGACTAGGGAAGAGATGTCGCAGAAGcaaaattttaaacttcaatacaaGCAATACAAGGGACCTCATGGGGCTTCCTTGGCTTTTGGagccggcctcaagtggacactcaaggaactgcagctttttttttttgtttacttccaCACAGGCAAAAGTTTTCAACTCTGGAGAATGTCACTTGGTGTTTACTTTGAGTTGATCCTACATACAAAATAAGCCACTAGAGCCCAGATTACACATCCATCCAAGAAATAAACCCTCAGTTGGATTCACTGTAATGCAGCGAATATAAAAAAGACTCTGAGAAGTCTTACCTGTAGCTGAACACAAAGCGACAGGTGAAGGAGAACACGAAGAGGATGACTGTGAGGATGAGTTTGAATTTCTCATATTCATCTTTGTAGgcaaatctgcaaaaaaaacaaaagaaatcatgtaaatgtgatgtgagaggtgaatttcactttattttggaAGTTATTTGTGTAATATGAAGGTGGCTTACTTCGACTGTTTGTTCAGGAGCGTTACATTGACGCTTCCTAGCACAAGGCTGAGGTATAACCTGAACAGGAAGACGAGCCAGTCATTCAAAAAGCCCACATTTCATCATGTTTATGCTTTATTGTCGTCTCCTCTACAAAACCACATCACTCAGACTAACCCGTTCTTCTTTGGCAGAAAAGCTTCCATCTCAGAGAAGgcatcttctctctctttgatgGAGGCTCTGATTTCAGCGATGGCCTCCAACTCCTCAGGACTTAATGTTGGTGCTGGGGTGTTCTCTTTGCATCTATTGATGAAAAACATTGTGACATGTTTACTATACACCCTAGAGTTGTGTGTATAATCACTAGCAAGATTTGTTTCAATATCTTTGCTCTTTTGCACAGTTTTAGATTTATAATAGatattatttataaagcgcttataaagctcaaagacactgtatgtttgttaaaaaagaCAGAACTATCAGAACAGTAACAAACACTGGGACATTACACACAGGTCATAAAGACAACAAGATAAGCCacagatatttaaaatacacatcacaatcatacattaaaagctctTGTGAAGAGGTGGGTCTTGAGGAGTGATTTGAACGTAGATGGGTCAGTGCAGTGTTGGATGTGAgtggggagtgagttccagagggagggggcagctatagAGACGGCTCTGTCCCCCCCCCAAGGTTCGGTGCTTGGTTTCTGGACCTGCTGCAGGTTGGTGGGCGGGCAGAGCAGCCGGGACCAGGAGAGCCGTGAGGTCAGAGCGGTTgagggctttatgtgtgaggagCAGGATTTTAAATTGGACACAACCCATTTTTCCATGCTACAGTCCCCAACACTGCAGCTCTAGATAGGGATAGGTTTAAACACTACTTCtatgttgtattgttctcttagtttttgctttgttttttttgtttttgtttcctgtcaaagcgtctttgagtatttagaaaagcgctatataaatctaatttattattattattattattattgaacaGGGGACAGAAATTTGGATGCCGTTCCCGTTCAACAAAATACGCAGATTTCTCTCTTCTGAAACTTGATTCCTACTCCCTCAGATTATAACTGGGGCTGCTAAATAACATTCATTACAAAATGCTGAATGTCAAACTCGGCCTTGTCATAATGTTctgcacaaaacacattttcaagctACAAACTTAATGACATGAATGTACTGTGATAAAACAATTAAACGGTGTTGTTCATTTGGACGATTCTTAAAAAATTCTAATcatttctctgctgtgttttgggATTTAAAGGTCAATATCTCATGTGATCCTGACTTCACTCTTGAAAAGTGTAACTAAGTTAAATGTTATGGTATTATTTTGGTTGGTAAAAACTTGCATGACTGATGGAAAGCATGAaagcaataaaaataattattaaaaaaaaaaaaataaaagtataataATGGATTTCATGGATTAACTGTGGCTCAATATtccatcttttgtttttaaaatcttgcGAGACCAATGTCCCACTTACAGCGAAGGTGAGGTCGGAGTCCTGTAATAAGTCAAAGCCATTTAGGCGCAGTACTGCCTCTGcacaaatatttacagtgtCTCCTCAGTGAACCTGCTGATCCGTACTCACGCTTCAAGTGACAGAGACAGCTCTTTCAGTTTCTTCCTCTGACGTGAAATAGCACCGGAGCTGCTGTCCTGCAGTTTGGTGACTTCCTCAAGCTTCTGTTTGT contains the following coding sequences:
- the tmem120aa gene encoding ion channel TACAN → MLFSPTGFTECLREWENLEKDHQQIQDTHRLYKQKLEEVTKLQDSSSGAISRQRKKLKELSLSLEACKENTPAPTLSPEELEAIAEIRASIKEREDAFSEMEAFLPKKNGLYLSLVLGSVNVTLLNKQSKFAYKDEYEKFKLILTVILFVFSFTCRFVFSYRALDALFYFLLVWYYCTLTIRESVLISNGSRIRGWWVFHHYVSTFLSGVILTWPEGVLYQMFRNQFISYCLYQSFVQFLQYYYQSGSLYRLRALGERHNMDLTVEGFQSWMWRGLTFLLPFLFFGHFWQFYNGITLFKMSQLPQCKEWQVMMCGCAYMVLFLGNFFTTLEVVYQKYMNNQDKPKSL